Proteins found in one Neofelis nebulosa isolate mNeoNeb1 chromosome 3, mNeoNeb1.pri, whole genome shotgun sequence genomic segment:
- the LOC131507617 gene encoding eukaryotic translation initiation factor 1-like, protein MSAIWNLHSFGPFADASKGDNLFPAKDYIHKHSSENSSRKIQGIADDYDKKKLVKVFKKKFACNSTIIEHPEHREVIQLQGDQHKDVCQFIEIGLAEDNQLKVHGCKCFWLTEALVRISSQ, encoded by the coding sequence ATGTCTGCTATCTGGAATCTCCACTCTTTTGGCCCCTTTGCTGATGCAAGTAAGGGTGATAATCTGTTTCCTGCTAAAGATTATATCCATAAGCATTCATCGGAGAATAGCAGCAGAAAAATCCAGGGGATTGCTGATGATTATGATAAAAAGAAACTAGTGAAGGTCTTTAAGAAGAAATTTGCCTGTAATAGTACTATAATTGAGCATCCAGAACATAGAGAAGTAATTCAGCTACAGGGTGACCAGCACAAGGACGTATGCCAATTCATAGAGATTGGACTGGCTGAGGACAACCAGCTGAAGGTTCATGGCTGTAAGTGCTTTTGGCTCACTGAAGCTTTAGTGAGGATTTCCTCACAATGA